In the Pogona vitticeps strain Pit_001003342236 chromosome 2, PviZW2.1, whole genome shotgun sequence genome, AATGTAATTAACATTAAAGTTTATTAAGACTACAGTTGTATACCCTTATCCGGAAGCAtgaactcagtggctgaaatcctgttgcacagttatgcaaaacgTGTGACTTTTAACAGGGAGACAACATCAGAGAAATTGCTATAAACAATCTCTGTTGACATAATCTGCTGCATGCTGAGTTTAGCAACTCAGTATTCAATagatgtctatggagatttttaAACTTGTAACTATTTCCCaataaaagttacaccttttgtgtaactacgcaacaggattccagccactgggACCTAACGTTTGAGTAGACAGTGACATAATTTAGACAATTATTTTCACAGTATTAATACTTTGGGATATGTGCATTTTCGTCATTTGAAAGGAAGTATGAGTCAACcttgattaaaaaagaaaagctattGCTAGTTAACGACAaacttaacattttctttttgtttcttttcacacCAAGGCTTCCTCCAGATGGGTGGTGAATCACTGGGGTTCTTAGTGCTACCCTGTAAACTTCAAGTGGAATTGCAAATGACTTTCCATACAGTTAGGAATACTGCAGATTAGGTACGTGTACATCATCCTACCACATTCTGATGACACAAGTGGGTGTGACAcagttgcagcagcagcagcatcacagTTTGAAGCACAGCACACATGCACTATAACCTTTGCAGCGGATGTTGttttataatctctctctctctctttaaatcattttaaatccATATTTCAAATATTGGTAAAACACTTTTCTGGAAGACTGTTCCTGTTTTTAAGGAAAGATTGTTAATGCACTAGCATTAATAATGCTATAATGTTaatttctgaattttaaaaaaactgtctagAAGTTACTAAAATGTTAACTTCAAAAAATGGCATTATTGCATCACGGTGTAATAGCACTATaacgtagtagtagtagtagtagtagtagtagtagtagtagtagtagtagtagtagtagtagtagtagtaacaacaacaacaacaacaacaacaacaacaacaacatcatcatcatttgtaatactataaagaaaaaattaatattataGTATTATGGTGTTAAAGTACTATGCCAGCACTTTCTTAGCAGATCAGCACTATTTTATCACAATGCAGTAATAGTTTTTCTGCTATAGGGTCACAGTGCTGCGGCACACAGTAATATGATGATGCTAaatttgtgtttgtatgtgtttaaCTGACATtgtgtagttctaagatgatgatgatgattgcaccTTTGTACTTATTTGTACTCCAGAAGAGTGTTTTGTTAAAGACagattaggttaggcatccttcagtttcgagagactatggcaacatgctctgaatagaggacttggaacagcatctagtgtggctgagaaggccaatttgagagtgacaatccctcccacactgaagacaaatacaatctgtcccctgtccagctccatgattttgctgctAAAGATaaataatagatttttaaaaaaagataaatgatagatttaaaaaacacaaaaacagagctGTAATATGGCACCCAATGCAAAAGTTATAACAAATGTCTGTGGTTGACTTGTGCTAGATTCACATTTCCCACACATTGTTGCCTAGATCAAACCCCTGCCATTTCACAAAAATGGAATGGTACAGCTAAAATCATCTGTACCTGAACTGATTACATTCCTTTTGCATAtgtgttgtttctttgtttgtttaaactattttactccacctttctccttaaaaaggacccaaggtggcttacatcattaaaagacaatatttaaaagctaaaaacaataagtatacaaagattttttaaatgatcaaacaaatgccacacacaaaacaaaaccagcatcaaaacacattcaaaacaataaGGCCCAACAATGCATTGAAACAGCCAGTCACTGTGGggaagcctgcttgaagagaaagctGGCAAGTTCAACCTCTGCAGTGAGAAGAGATGGAAGAAccacagggaaaatatataagATGCCAGTGATTAGCTCATGGCATTGGGTGTGTTACTCACAGGTAGCAGATTATATGTTTTCTCAGAACAAAAAGGCCCTACTGCATTCTGTGGGGCTTAATACCAGATAGATGGCCATAGAACATCAatctgttgttgatttttttaaattaacagtaAATTTAATAGCATTTCAAATTTTTGTTAAATGTTTTGTATGGCTCCCCAGATGACCTGCATTCTCCCTGCTCCAGTAACCTgttttttttcactctttttccTTCACCCATTCCAATTCTTAGTGAACTAAATATCTGCTTGCGATATGCTGCTGCTTCGCTAGAAGTACATGCTGAACAGCCAAACTCTCTAACTAGAGAGGTGGGGATGAAGGGCTATAATTCCTGAATCCTTAATAACATCTCTTTGCAATATGAAGTATATGTTCCCATCTGTTGCCAGAAATGCCCTTCTCACCTCTCATTACGGCCAGTGTGACATTcttagtgatggtggtggtgtctTGGAGGGTTATCTCACAAAGGTACTGGCCTGCGTCCTCAAGGCCCACCGCAGGGAGATGGAGGCTGAAATGTCTATTGCGTCCATGACTGGGGATGGGCATTGCCCTGATTTCCTCTCTTGCCATGTAGCTCCAATGGAAAGCCACTTTTGAAATGCCGTAGTCCGTAGGATTGTAATTCAGGGCACAGGGCAGGTGAGCATCAGATCCTGCTGCTGTATAGACTACAGAAACCATTGTCTCAGCAAATCCTGGGGAGggggccaaaaaagaaaagaaaaggtgcaCAGCGTTAGGTGGTGTGGTTCCTACAAAGGACAGAGCAGTTAGCAAGCATTTGGAGAGGATATATATCTTTTGGCCCATCTTCTAGAAGATCAAGAGAAGGAAGCCTGTTTTTGATTCATGACATTTCCTCCCAAGAGCAATCTGTGTTTGGAGGCCACATGAAAGATAAAGTGGAGTCTGATCTCACCTATGACTTGCAAGTTGTGCGTGGCATATATTCTCTCCCCACTGGCAAAGCTGAGGTCACAGACCCACGGGCCAGAGTCACTGCTCACCAACCGGGAGATAGACAGAGAGTGGTCAAGAGGGATGAACCGACCCGTCACAGGGTGCACGAGGACATCAGCATGAAACCAGCGTATCTTTGTGGGCTTTTCTGGATGGGTGGAGCTACAGCTTAACTTGACGGCTTCAGACTCAACCAAGGGACCAGGAGGGCTAGCTGCCActgtcaaaaaaataaaatatattgaaatgaAGAATTATGCACTATATCTCAACGATTCATCCACTCAAACAGCCAGATTAGGTTTAATGGCACAGTTACAATCTTTGACTTTATGTCTGTGGCTGCCTTGTTCATAAGGGGCAAATAGGAGGTGGAGGAGCCCCCTCGTTTTTCCATTATACTGCAATGGTGGTTGAGGGGAACAAAGCAATCTCCGTTTCATGCTACTTCTCTCCCGCCATTAAATTTATTGAattatttctccctccccccctcaatTAACTCTGATATCGGACACGTTTGAAGCAGTGGATGGTGGCAAGATAGGAGGGGGCAGGATTTCATTTTTAGAAGAAATAGAGGCTAAATTCCAAATGCTACTACCAATTAGAGCAGCCCCAGTGAATCAACGGCTTTTTTGTAGGTGGATTTAGGACAGAACCTGCGGCTCACTCCACACCGGTTTCTTTGGGAATGTGACTCACATGTGAATAAAACAACACGTACCCCTGTGCTATCTAGATTAGCCCCATGGATTTCATCCCTTGCCTTTGTAGGTAATCTCTGTCCCTAACCCCACTTGGATGCTGTTGCTTCTGATAAATAGGGggagggatttggtttttatttCCAAGGATGACTTTGTTTAAATATATTCAACTTTAGAATTGCCCATGGCTGAGCAGTGCAGCTGAACTCTTTAAAAGAAGAATACTCTtaattctttggggggggggtcttctatCTCTTCCTACTCAGTAGAACCATGTTCTACGGTATACCCCTGATAGCTAGGAAATCCACGTACCTGTCACTACCCCCAGCTTCACCTTGCAGCGCCAAAGATTTCTCCCATATTTCACCAGCGCTTCATAGATTCCTGCATCTTCTTTCAACAGTGGGTCAATCTGGAGTGAGAAATTCCCCCGGAGAAAGCCAGGATCCCAGACTGTTGTTCGGTGCTTTGTGAAAAGGCCCATTTTCTTGAGCCCACTGGGCTCCATCTTTAACACCAGGCGACGTCTCTTATGGGAGCTGGAGACAACAACAGGGGGAAATGTGCTGGATGAGTGTCCTGCTAGCTGAGAAAGAGGCTAGAGAAGACAGGGGGACAGGAGGTGGAACGTGGAATGCAGGAAATATATGGGAAATGGAAGGAATTGGCaaagcagggaaacaataaaTGCCCCCCTCCTGCTCCACAGAAATGGTCCTTCCCGGCTTACCTGTCTCCGTGCCACACCCAGCGAACCACCAATCCCTTGTACAGCTGCCTCCAGGTGCTCTTCAGTTTTTGAGGACTCAGGATGCAGGGGAGTATAGCTTGGCTCCCCTCCTTAGCCCACACCTTATATTCTTCTCCGGGCACACCGGCGATGTTTCTGGCTGCAGGAAGAACAGGGACCCAAACAAAGAATGGACAAGTCTACAAGTATAACTAAAATCTCTCAGCCTAACGTATTACATGGCTTTGCTCTGAGGATGACAGGGAGGGTTTGGAAAGGTATGGTATCTGTGGCTTAAAAGTATGGAGTCAAAATGGAGGAGGCCTTCAAGTTACCTCACAGGGACTTTACTGCAAATCCTGAAGCAAAGCCTCCAATGATTAGCCCATCCAAACATCCTTCAGCACAACATCCTCTTTTGTATCCTTACCATTGGTCAACTGCAAACTGAGGGCAAGGGTCCAGAAAAGGAACCCTGAATTCATGGTGCTGTTAAGAAGCCCAATGATCCAGTTTCCCCGAACTGGTCACCATTCCCTTGCCAGTTAGGGAGGCAGGGCTTTGCCAAGAGGAGGCACAGAGAGGGCTGGACGATGCAGGAGGCTTAGGCTCAGAAGCTGAGGCAGATATCTGATCAAAGAGGACCTTCAAAGTGGACCTTATATGGCAGGTGGGCTGTTGGTTTCCTGACAGCGTGAGGTGAGAAACGTCATAGCCGAGAAAGAAACCAAACCCAGCTTGAAACAAAACATGTGCAGGAAGGCAGAGCGAAGGGAGTTCTCGAATGCTTCTTGCAGTGGAAACTGTTTCTGTCTCATTCCATCCACTCATTCAGTGTTGTTTTTCTTCATAGTTTTGCTTGCAGTGGAAAATGTACATAGGGCTAAATTTCAGGAAGTACCCCTGGTGTTTTTCTTTGATCTTTTCCTTTATATGGCATGAGTTCTTTATCTCACTCAGTTTGGTTCTGTTTAAAACTCTAGTGGtcatgttaataataataataataataataataataataataataataataataataataataataataataataataataataataataataataataataataataataataaatacctgaaggaccgcctccttccatatgagcctactcggcagttaagatctagccagggggcccttttgaaagagccgtccctcaaggaggtaagagggacggcttgcagacgaagggcctttttggcagctgcccccagactatggaatgccctcccgactgagattcgtctggcgccgacgctgatgacat is a window encoding:
- the LAG3 gene encoding lymphocyte activation gene 3 protein yields the protein MNSGFLFWTLALSLQLTNARNIAGVPGEEYKVWAKEGSQAILPCILSPQKLKSTWRQLYKGLVVRWVWHGDSSHKRRRLVLKMEPSGLKKMGLFTKHRTTVWDPGFLRGNFSLQIDPLLKEDAGIYEALVKYGRNLWRCKVKLGVVTVAASPPGPLVESEAVKLSCSSTHPEKPTKIRWFHADVLVHPVTGRFIPLDHSLSISRLVSSDSGPWVCDLSFASGERIYATHNLQVIGFAETMVSVVYTAAGSDAHLPCALNYNPTDYGISKVAFHWSYMAREEIRAMPIPSHGRNRHFSLHLPAVGLEDAGQYLCEITLQDTTTITKNVTLAVMRVTTNAEAAVVTEGSHLLLTCNLSYHTGNEHFQWRQLGFGSWPAAASSPAEVSSWEPTLEFPAVSLNDGGTWECSVYGPDGQLASIQYHLEIAGTQTSSSQPVNAKVIPGLILAFIVLVALVLALTLLRKRRASPNFPALDRMVPTLREKGVKSGDQEEKVLKIEY